Proteins encoded within one genomic window of Gammaproteobacteria bacterium:
- a CDS encoding transposase, producing MDGTPWGDLPEEFGSWNSVYKRFARWQERGVWQQVFSILAEEGDFEEVFIDSTVIRVHQHAAGAQKSEGPQAIGRSRGG from the coding sequence GTGGATGGCACGCCCTGGGGTGATCTGCCGGAGGAGTTTGGCTCCTGGAACAGCGTCTATAAGCGGTTTGCGCGCTGGCAGGAGCGCGGTGTGTGGCAGCAAGTCTTTTCCATACTTGCCGAAGAGGGCGATTTTGAGGAAGTGTTCATCGACAGCACGGTCATTCGCGTGCATCAGCACGCCGCTGGCGCCCAAAAAAGCGAAGGACCGCAGGCGATCGGCAGATCCCGCGGGGGCTGA
- a CDS encoding ribonucleoside-diphosphate reductase subunit alpha — protein MHTETATADTGAMPAPEDAGKAPVVLEIAATAPGGYRVIRRNGKVTAFDKDKIKVAMTKAFLAVEGGNAAASTRIHEVVDKLTDAVVYALTRSRQEGGTFHIEDIQDQVELALMREGEHKAARSYVLYREQRARERSEAMKASGAALGSVSELHVTTADGGRRPLDLDRLRRVVDEACRDLEDVDCAPIIEETRRNLYDGVAESEVGAALAMSARTLIEKEPNFTYVSARLLLDSLRREALTFLHGRPMAATFDEMAEAYPEYFQDYVKRAVELELLEPRLAIEYDLEALGKAIRPERDLQFTFLGLQTLYDRYFIQSESTRFELPQAFFMRVAMGLAINEVEREARTIEFYNLLSCFDFMSSTPTLFNSGTLRPQLSSCYLTTVPDHLEGIYSSVRDNALLSKFAGGLGNDWTRVRGMGAHIKGTNGKSQGVVPFLKVASDTAVAVNQGGKRKGAVCAYLETWHIDIEEFLELRKNTGDDRRRTHDMNTANWIPDLFMKRVADKAEWTLFSPDETPDLHDLYGQRFEERYVQYEQRAERGEIRNFKRIEALDLWRKMLSMLFETGHPWIAFKDPCNLRSPQRHKGIVHSSNLCTEITLNTSDDEIAVCNLGSVNLARHVDENGLMLEKLDRTVAIAVRMLDNVIDYNYYSVAKARRSNLRHRPIGLGIMGFQDALYTLRIPYASEEATEFADRSMEAVSYCAISASTDLAEERGTYASFEGSLWSQGILPIDSVRTVEEERNGYLDVDLSVTMDWDGLRERVQSVGMRNSNTMAIAPTATISNICGVTQSIEPTYRNLFVKSNLSGEFTVMNLHLVNELKAAGLWDEVMVNDLKYYDGSLQAIDRVDDDLKERYATAFEIDPRWLVEAAARRQKWIDQAQSLNLYMAEPSGKKLHNLYTLAWVRGLKTTYYLRSMGATHVEKSTMAGRFNNLNAVPSGSEEQEDSEAEVKACSILDPECEACQ, from the coding sequence ATGCATACCGAAACCGCTACCGCAGACACCGGTGCAATGCCGGCGCCCGAAGATGCCGGCAAGGCGCCCGTCGTGCTGGAGATCGCGGCAACCGCACCCGGCGGATATCGCGTCATCCGACGCAACGGCAAGGTGACGGCCTTCGACAAGGATAAGATCAAGGTGGCAATGACCAAGGCCTTCCTGGCTGTGGAGGGCGGGAACGCCGCCGCATCGACCCGCATCCACGAGGTTGTGGACAAGCTGACGGACGCAGTCGTCTACGCCCTGACGCGCAGCCGCCAGGAAGGCGGTACCTTCCACATCGAGGACATCCAGGATCAGGTGGAACTGGCGCTGATGCGAGAGGGCGAGCACAAGGCGGCCCGCTCCTACGTGCTGTATCGCGAGCAGCGCGCGCGCGAGCGTTCGGAGGCGATGAAGGCGTCCGGGGCAGCCCTGGGGAGCGTCTCCGAACTGCACGTGACCACCGCGGACGGCGGGCGCCGTCCGCTCGACCTGGACCGGCTTCGCCGGGTCGTGGACGAGGCCTGTCGCGACCTCGAAGACGTCGACTGCGCCCCGATCATCGAGGAAACGCGACGAAACCTCTACGACGGCGTGGCGGAGTCGGAGGTCGGCGCCGCCCTGGCGATGAGCGCCCGCACCCTGATCGAGAAGGAACCGAATTTCACCTACGTCTCGGCCCGCCTGTTGCTCGACAGCCTGCGCCGCGAGGCCCTCACCTTCCTGCACGGTCGCCCGATGGCGGCGACCTTCGACGAGATGGCGGAGGCCTACCCGGAATATTTCCAGGACTACGTCAAGCGGGCCGTCGAGCTCGAGCTGCTCGAACCGCGTCTGGCCATCGAATACGACCTCGAGGCCCTCGGAAAGGCTATCCGGCCAGAGCGCGACCTGCAGTTCACCTTCCTGGGCCTGCAGACCCTGTACGACCGCTACTTCATCCAAAGCGAATCCACACGTTTTGAACTCCCTCAGGCCTTCTTCATGCGGGTGGCGATGGGACTGGCGATCAACGAGGTCGAGCGCGAGGCACGCACGATCGAGTTCTACAACCTGCTCTCCTGTTTCGATTTCATGAGCTCGACGCCTACCCTGTTCAACTCCGGCACCTTGCGCCCACAGCTCTCGAGCTGCTACCTGACCACCGTCCCGGACCATCTCGAGGGGATCTATTCCTCGGTCAGGGACAACGCCCTGCTGTCGAAGTTCGCCGGCGGACTGGGCAACGACTGGACGCGGGTTCGCGGCATGGGCGCACACATCAAGGGAACCAACGGCAAGTCGCAGGGTGTCGTGCCCTTCCTGAAGGTCGCCAGCGACACGGCGGTCGCCGTCAACCAGGGTGGAAAGCGCAAAGGCGCGGTCTGTGCGTATCTCGAGACCTGGCACATCGACATCGAGGAGTTTCTCGAGCTGCGCAAGAATACCGGCGACGACCGTCGCCGCACCCACGACATGAACACGGCCAACTGGATCCCGGACCTGTTCATGAAACGCGTCGCCGACAAGGCGGAGTGGACACTGTTTTCGCCCGACGAGACGCCAGACCTCCACGACCTCTACGGCCAGCGCTTCGAGGAACGCTACGTCCAGTACGAGCAGCGCGCGGAACGCGGCGAGATACGCAATTTCAAGCGAATCGAGGCCCTGGACCTGTGGCGCAAGATGCTCAGCATGCTGTTCGAGACCGGCCACCCCTGGATCGCGTTCAAGGACCCCTGCAACCTGCGCTCGCCGCAACGGCACAAGGGCATCGTACATTCCTCGAATCTGTGCACGGAGATCACGCTCAACACCTCCGACGACGAGATCGCGGTCTGCAACCTGGGATCGGTGAACCTGGCACGGCACGTGGACGAGAACGGCCTGATGCTCGAAAAGCTGGATCGCACGGTCGCCATCGCTGTGCGCATGCTGGACAACGTCATCGACTACAACTACTACAGCGTGGCAAAGGCGCGGCGCTCGAACCTGCGTCATCGCCCCATCGGGCTGGGGATCATGGGCTTCCAGGATGCGCTGTACACGCTGCGCATCCCGTATGCGTCCGAGGAGGCGACCGAGTTCGCAGACCGCTCGATGGAGGCGGTGAGCTACTGCGCCATCAGCGCCTCGACGGACCTGGCCGAAGAGCGGGGAACCTACGCCTCGTTCGAGGGTTCCCTGTGGAGCCAGGGCATCCTGCCGATCGACTCGGTCAGGACCGTCGAGGAGGAGCGTAACGGTTACCTGGACGTCGACCTCTCGGTGACCATGGACTGGGACGGGCTGCGCGAACGGGTGCAGAGCGTGGGCATGCGCAACTCCAACACCATGGCCATCGCGCCGACGGCGACGATCTCCAACATCTGTGGCGTCACCCAGAGCATCGAACCGACCTACCGTAACCTGTTCGTCAAGTCGAATCTCTCCGGCGAGTTCACGGTGATGAACCTGCACCTGGTCAATGAACTGAAGGCGGCGGGACTCTGGGACGAGGTCATGGTCAACGACCTGAAGTACTACGACGGCAGTCTGCAGGCCATCGACCGTGTCGACGACGACCTCAAGGAGCGCTACGCCACGGCCTTCGAGATCGATCCGCGCTGGCTGGTGGAGGCGGCGGCGAGGCGGCAGAAATGGATCGATCAGGCTCAGTCGCTCAATCTCTACATGGCCGAGCCGTCGGGCAAGAAACTGCACAACCTCTACACCCTGGCCTGGGTCCGAGGTCTGAAGACCACCTACTACCTGCGATCGATGGGCGCCACGCATGTCGAGAAGAGCACCATGGCAGGGCGGTTCAACAACCTCAATGCCGTGCCCTCCGGCAGCGAGGAGCAAGAGGACTCCGAGGCGGAAGTCAAAGCCTGCTCGATCCTGGATCCGGAATGCGAGGCCTGCCAGTGA
- a CDS encoding ribonucleotide-diphosphate reductase subunit beta, protein MLNWDDPLTGTQQRRAPRQPSKQATRGDIVSLMRTAGEAPVVDPIPSPGDTGTGNLGFESIEMGAHRIQVDDKRIINCRADLNQLVPFKYKWAWQKYLDACANHWMPQEINMNADIALWKSADGLTAEERTIIKRNLGFFSTADSLVANNLVLAVYRHISNPECRQYLLRQAFEEALHTHAYQYVVESLGMDEGEVFNMYREIPAVARKAEWALPFTQHLSDPAFRTGTPENDRKLLRELVAFYVIFEGIFFYVGFVQILSMGRRNKMTGTSEQFQYILRDESMHMNFGIDVINQIKIENPHLWSEAFQDELIGIIREAVDIETQYAHDTMPRGVLGLNAPMFEEYLHFIANRRCAQIGLPEQYPGAANPFPWMSEVLDLNKEKNFFETRVTEYQTGGALNWD, encoded by the coding sequence ATGCTGAACTGGGACGACCCACTGACCGGCACCCAACAGAGGCGCGCACCGCGCCAGCCTTCGAAACAGGCCACCCGAGGGGATATCGTATCCCTGATGCGTACGGCCGGCGAGGCGCCGGTTGTCGATCCGATTCCTTCACCCGGTGACACGGGTACCGGTAATCTCGGCTTCGAGTCCATCGAGATGGGGGCGCACCGGATTCAGGTCGACGACAAGCGGATCATCAACTGCCGGGCCGACCTCAATCAGCTGGTACCGTTCAAGTACAAATGGGCCTGGCAGAAGTACCTGGACGCCTGCGCTAACCACTGGATGCCGCAGGAGATCAACATGAACGCGGATATCGCCCTGTGGAAGAGCGCTGACGGGCTGACCGCGGAGGAGCGTACGATCATCAAGCGGAACCTCGGGTTCTTCTCTACAGCCGACTCGCTGGTGGCGAACAATCTCGTCCTCGCGGTCTACCGGCACATCTCCAACCCCGAGTGTCGCCAGTACCTGTTGCGCCAGGCCTTCGAGGAGGCCCTGCATACCCACGCCTACCAGTACGTCGTGGAATCGCTGGGCATGGACGAGGGAGAGGTCTTCAATATGTACAGGGAGATCCCGGCGGTGGCGCGCAAGGCCGAGTGGGCCCTGCCCTTCACCCAGCACCTGAGCGATCCGGCGTTTCGCACCGGCACGCCGGAAAACGATCGGAAACTGCTGCGCGAGCTGGTGGCCTTCTATGTCATCTTTGAAGGCATTTTCTTCTACGTCGGTTTCGTGCAGATCCTCTCCATGGGGCGGCGTAACAAGATGACCGGCACCTCCGAGCAGTTCCAGTACATCCTGCGCGACGAGTCCATGCACATGAATTTCGGCATCGACGTGATCAACCAGATCAAGATCGAGAATCCGCATCTGTGGAGCGAGGCGTTCCAGGACGAACTGATCGGTATCATCCGCGAGGCGGTGGACATCGAGACCCAGTACGCACACGATACCATGCCGCGCGGCGTGCTGGGGCTGAATGCCCCGATGTTCGAGGAGTACCTGCACTTCATCGCCAACCGGCGGTGCGCGCAGATCGGTCTCCCGGAGCAGTATCCCGGGGCCGCCAATCCGTTTCCCTGGATGTCTGAAGTGCTTGACCTGAACAAGGAGAAAAACTTCTTCGAGACCCGGGTGACCGAGTACCAGACCGGCGGTGCACTGAACTGGGACTGA
- a CDS encoding efflux RND transporter permease subunit: MRALSPKRLALDGIVVNNAIMLVEQIEIELERGASLNRAIAHAAYLRLRPILMTTLTTVAGMAPLAMGIGEGSEMLQPMAVVIVWGLSFSMFVTLVLVPTIFRMLHGGRRKDRPAIAPTTA, encoded by the coding sequence TTGAGGGCGTTATCACCGAAGCGGTTGGCGCTCGACGGCATCGTGGTCAACAACGCGATCATGCTGGTCGAGCAGATCGAGATCGAGCTGGAACGGGGAGCGTCGCTAAACCGGGCCATCGCCCACGCGGCCTACCTGCGGCTGCGCCCCATCCTGATGACGACCCTGACCACCGTCGCAGGGATGGCGCCCTTGGCCATGGGTATCGGCGAGGGTTCGGAGATGCTGCAGCCCATGGCTGTAGTGATCGTATGGGGTCTGAGCTTCTCGATGTTCGTCACCCTAGTGCTCGTACCCACGATCTTCCGGATGCTCCACGGCGGTCGGCGAAAGGATCGTCCGGCCATCGCACCGACGACCGCCTGA
- a CDS encoding outer membrane beta-barrel protein: MPLPDRQTSPQEVYTRRQNHRVRRTGLPGPLRVATVIRLVVATILLTVLGPAYAAPTDAAPADAAPAIGAGGWLYDGDWLRGYVGLRFALTFPSNMTFAAPFEFEDNPPFDSANAQLGLDLSRYLSLELALDYYEPPYDVQGIDGGIGEITAYSIVPQARIRYPLFQDRLVPYLVGGVGIGFSELSDPRQLSDQPGVPSLSGKTSAIAGTIGLGADYFVANNVALNLEVKQLFFRPTLDEVYRGNPEIPPQPIEVNLDATILSAGLRLFFPQAAPADAFPGVDWRPQHPDGPRGYFGLRFGGWWLQDAHFSQGLTAQTGVGQQQLSSIVLGADTTRYLGIELAIDYYETEVNSDTLGVKINEMSVWDFLAQVRARYPLLEHRLVPYALAGVGFGFNEFNDTTAIGESPEGPKFESRDFAPAASLGLGLDYFVVDNIALEVETKYLFFRPDIKLQDGTTNTANLDTLFLGLGARVFFP; encoded by the coding sequence ATGCCGCTTCCAGATAGACAAACCAGCCCGCAGGAGGTGTACACGCGGCGACAGAACCATCGGGTACGTCGCACCGGGCTGCCCGGCCCGCTCCGGGTTGCCACAGTGATACGGCTCGTGGTGGCGACGATCCTGCTCACCGTGCTGGGGCCGGCGTACGCCGCGCCGACGGACGCCGCGCCGGCGGACGCCGCGCCGGCGATCGGAGCAGGCGGCTGGCTCTACGACGGCGACTGGCTGAGGGGCTACGTGGGCCTGCGTTTCGCCCTGACGTTTCCGTCCAACATGACCTTCGCCGCACCGTTCGAGTTCGAGGACAATCCGCCATTCGATTCGGCTAACGCCCAACTCGGGTTAGACCTCAGCCGCTATCTGAGCCTCGAACTGGCCCTGGACTACTACGAGCCCCCCTACGACGTCCAAGGCATCGACGGCGGGATCGGTGAGATCACGGCCTACAGTATTGTCCCCCAAGCGCGTATCCGTTACCCGCTGTTCCAAGACCGGCTGGTCCCCTATCTGGTCGGCGGAGTTGGAATCGGCTTCTCCGAACTCAGCGACCCGCGCCAGCTGTCAGATCAACCCGGGGTGCCCTCGCTGTCGGGCAAGACCTCGGCCATCGCCGGGACCATTGGGCTGGGGGCCGACTACTTCGTCGCGAACAACGTCGCCCTCAACCTCGAAGTCAAGCAGTTGTTCTTCAGACCAACGCTGGATGAGGTCTACCGCGGCAATCCCGAGATTCCCCCACAGCCCATCGAAGTCAATCTGGACGCCACCATCCTCTCGGCCGGCCTTCGGCTTTTCTTTCCCCAGGCTGCGCCGGCAGACGCGTTCCCGGGCGTGGATTGGCGCCCGCAGCACCCCGATGGTCCGCGCGGCTACTTCGGCCTGCGCTTCGGGGGCTGGTGGTTGCAGGACGCACACTTCAGCCAGGGCCTCACCGCACAGACGGGCGTCGGTCAGCAGCAGCTGAGCTCAATCGTACTGGGCGCTGACACTACCCGCTATCTGGGAATCGAACTTGCAATCGACTACTACGAGACGGAGGTCAATTCCGACACTCTGGGGGTGAAGATCAACGAGATGAGCGTCTGGGACTTCCTCGCCCAGGTGCGGGCTCGCTATCCGCTCCTCGAACACCGTCTGGTCCCCTACGCACTGGCAGGCGTGGGCTTCGGCTTCAACGAATTCAACGACACCACCGCCATCGGGGAAAGTCCCGAGGGACCCAAATTCGAGTCGCGCGACTTCGCCCCAGCGGCTTCTCTCGGCCTGGGCCTGGACTACTTCGTGGTAGACAATATCGCCCTGGAGGTAGAAACCAAGTACCTTTTTTTCCGCCCGGACATCAAGCTGCAAGACGGCACTACAAACACCGCCAACCTCGACACGCTGTTTCTCGGCCTTGGCGCGCGGGTGTTCTTTCCGTGA
- a CDS encoding AI-2E family transporter has protein sequence MNTLISANSPEQKVVTVAALFIIIAGLKASAPLLVPSLLSIFIAVISAPPMFWLERKGLPTLVALVIVILAIIVILITVAALVGSSVDSFSANIPQYEGRLRTMISTSINWLDSKGVSVAPDREFLFKYMDPGKAMNLAASLLNSLGSVLTNSFLIFITVIFILLEASGLPAKMAIILREPGKTLPRFQEIGKTINNYLMIKSLTSLITGFLIAVCLHVLGVDYPVLWGTLAFMLNFIPNIGSIIAAVPAVLLALVQLGPATALWTVAVYVAVNSLIGNLVEPKFMGRELGLSTLVVFLSLVFWGWVMGPVGMFLSVPLTITIKIALDASEETRWLAVLLGPEVEPKDPGPLASGTLHEEASEHVDGRSA, from the coding sequence TTGAATACCCTCATCAGCGCGAACAGTCCCGAGCAGAAGGTGGTCACCGTCGCCGCGCTGTTCATTATCATTGCGGGACTCAAGGCATCCGCACCATTGCTGGTGCCTTCCCTGCTGTCCATATTCATCGCCGTCATCAGCGCACCACCGATGTTCTGGCTTGAGCGAAAGGGATTGCCGACCCTGGTGGCGCTTGTGATCGTCATCCTGGCGATCATCGTCATACTGATTACCGTCGCGGCCTTAGTCGGTTCGTCAGTGGACTCCTTCTCTGCCAATATTCCCCAATACGAGGGGCGTCTGAGGACCATGATTTCCACATCGATCAACTGGCTCGACAGCAAGGGCGTATCGGTCGCGCCAGATCGGGAGTTCCTATTCAAGTACATGGATCCGGGCAAGGCAATGAACCTCGCGGCCTCCCTTCTGAACAGTCTAGGCAGTGTGCTGACCAATTCCTTCCTGATCTTCATCACTGTGATCTTCATCCTGCTCGAGGCCTCGGGCCTGCCCGCCAAGATGGCGATCATTCTCAGGGAACCGGGGAAGACCCTCCCGCGGTTCCAGGAGATCGGGAAGACGATCAACAACTACCTGATGATCAAGAGCCTTACCAGTCTGATAACCGGTTTCCTGATAGCGGTCTGCCTGCATGTCCTGGGGGTCGACTATCCCGTACTCTGGGGGACGCTGGCCTTCATGCTCAACTTCATCCCCAATATTGGTTCGATCATTGCCGCGGTCCCCGCCGTGCTCCTGGCGCTGGTGCAACTCGGACCTGCTACGGCGCTCTGGACGGTTGCGGTCTATGTGGCGGTCAACAGTCTTATCGGAAATCTCGTGGAACCGAAGTTCATGGGCCGGGAACTCGGCCTGTCGACCCTGGTGGTGTTTCTGTCCCTGGTTTTCTGGGGATGGGTGATGGGCCCGGTGGGCATGTTCCTGTCCGTACCACTGACCATTACGATCAAGATCGCCCTCGACGCAAGCGAGGAAACCCGCTGGCTTGCGGTCCTGCTCGGTCCCGAGGTCGAGCCAAAGGACCCGGGGCCACTCGCCTCGGGAACCCTGCACGAAGAGGCATCCGAGCATGTCGACGGTCGAAGTGCCTGA
- a CDS encoding acyl-CoA dehydrogenase, producing MDLQLTEEHKTIQEATRTFAQNEIAPIAAELDERGDFPYETIKKMGHLGFMGIEVPESYGGAGMDAIAYVLAVEEINKVDASHGIIMSVNNSLFCHGILAHGTEEQKQKFVVPIASGEKIGAYSLTEPMSGSDAATMRSRAVRAGDHYVINGTKSWVTSGPAADYIVLFTMTDAGAGHRGITAFLIETDNPGFKAGRKEDKLGIRASATCECHYQDYRCPVENRLGEEGEGFKIAMSVLDAGRIGVAAQALGIAEGAYEASVRYAKEREAFGGPISQFQGIQFKIADMKTRIEASRMLIYQAAMAKEAKKATGERYTTEASIAKLFASETAMFCTHQAVQIHAGMGYSKEIPIERFFRDAKITEIYEGTSEIQRVVIARNELERY from the coding sequence GCTCCGATTGCCGCAGAACTTGACGAGCGGGGCGACTTTCCCTATGAGACCATCAAAAAGATGGGGCACCTCGGCTTTATGGGGATAGAGGTGCCGGAAAGCTATGGGGGGGCCGGTATGGATGCGATCGCCTATGTGTTGGCCGTGGAGGAGATCAACAAGGTTGATGCCTCGCACGGCATAATCATGTCGGTCAACAACTCCCTCTTTTGCCACGGCATCTTGGCCCATGGAACGGAGGAGCAGAAGCAGAAATTTGTGGTTCCGATTGCAAGCGGCGAGAAGATCGGGGCTTACTCCTTAACCGAACCGATGTCCGGCTCCGATGCGGCCACCATGCGTAGCCGCGCTGTGCGCGCCGGTGATCACTACGTCATCAACGGTACCAAGAGTTGGGTGACCAGCGGCCCGGCAGCCGACTATATCGTCCTCTTCACCATGACCGATGCTGGGGCCGGTCATCGGGGTATTACGGCCTTCCTGATTGAGACCGATAATCCCGGTTTCAAGGCCGGTCGCAAAGAGGACAAGCTCGGTATTCGGGCCAGCGCTACCTGCGAGTGCCACTATCAGGATTATCGCTGCCCCGTCGAGAATCGACTTGGCGAAGAGGGAGAGGGTTTCAAGATTGCCATGTCGGTGCTCGATGCCGGCCGCATCGGGGTTGCTGCCCAGGCCCTTGGTATCGCCGAAGGGGCCTATGAGGCCAGCGTGCGCTACGCCAAAGAGCGCGAGGCCTTTGGTGGGCCAATTTCCCAATTCCAGGGCATCCAATTCAAGATTGCCGATATGAAAACCCGGATCGAAGCCAGCCGCATGCTGATCTACCAGGCCGCCATGGCCAAAGAAGCCAAGAAAGCGACCGGCGAACGGTACACAACCGAAGCCTCAATCGCCAAACTGTTCGCCAGTGAAACGGCGATGTTCTGCACCCATCAGGCGGTGCAGATCCACGCTGGAATGGGCTACAGCAAGGAGATACCCATCGAGCGTTTCTTCCGCGACGCAAAAATCACTGAGATCTACGAAGGCACCAGCGAAATCCAGCGGGTGGTCATCGCCCGCAATGAACTGGAACGCTACTAA